The sequence TTAGTCTATACACAATCTTCACTGACTCCATGCTGCTGTATGGATTTGACATTGAGCAACTCACATATTCGATCATAAACCTGTAAGAATGTCTCTTCTCTCCTAGATGCCTACCCTGTTTCAGAAGTGATCTACAAGTGGACTGAGGACGCAGCCAAATCTGTGGTGGTGGCAGAGGAAGGTTCAAGGCTCAACCAGTATCACCTGATTGGCCAGACGGCGGGAACGGAGGAGATATACACCAGTCGGGGTACAGCGGACAGACCGTAAACTCACTCCAGCTGTAGAGCATAGACCCAGGCCTGGTGTCCAGTTCAGTGGGCGCATACtgctctgcaaacaaaattttCGTCACGTGTCTATGTAAACGAGAACAGCACGTTGGATGAAGTACGTGGGAGCATTTATGGTTCTCAGTTTAGGTAGACGGCTATGATTTGGTAGGTTGGTCGCTGTCTGCTGATGGACTGGTTGGCGTTCTGTGAGATGCTCAAAGCGCGGGACGTTGCTTCGTAgcatacttttgttttaaacttctccacaactctCCCTGGTGTGTCAGCTGCGTTCCTCGATCTCAGTGTCGCTATACAGAACATGCATGGAGATAAAATGGCCCACAGGTGAACTCCACTTATCAGGGGATTTCTGAAGTCTGTTGGATGCACCCCACACTTTTCTGGTTTACattggtgaaacattttaaaatgatatattttcctttcagttGACAATCGTGAGGCTCTTTGTGCTGGTCAATCTGTTACAACTCCATGCTGTAATATGTCAAAATGTGGGGAAGGGAGGGatcaatatttatgtttggTGAAATACAGATAAAGTACGTAATTATAGATCCAGCACACAACAAACCAAAGAGGATGCGTCATGTTTAGAAAGAGGAAAATCTCCAGGAGCAGCTCTAGCCTTGATTTTGCACTTTGCTTTGCTGCTTCTTGGCCCCAATAACCTGCTGCCATTGCTAGAACAGTACATCTGGGTTTATATCACTGCACTCTAAAGCAAAATGTTGAGACATTGAAACAAGTCTTTGGAGAAAATAGGCCAAGCAGTAAGACAGTGAGCCTAAGCACAGTTTAATCTGCCAAAGAATGATTAAAGAATACAGTTTATATTCTTATGTGGGCAAATCAAAGCTTTGACCTCAATCTAATAGAAAGTTCCCTTAAGGAGCTACAAAGGAGCAATTTTACACCCAAAGACCCGTAAACATCTCATCGTTTGCTTTGGGATAGTGAGCTAAAATCATTCAGAGCTGCCCACGTCTGGTAACTGGTTCACTGGGGCGGTCCAGTTCAAGAGTGGAATCATGGCACAATGTAtgaattcaattaattttaagGCTTGGGTGCTTGGGAGCTGAAGCCTTTCCTCTGTGTAtgtctcccagaatgctgtgcggttctggatcggagttcagtgaaattattgaacattatATGAGATGCATTGTCTATTGGTGCATTGTTGTAGATATCTACTGTTGTTGATTAATTGTCCAGTCCTAagcatgtgtcaaactcaaggcacATGGGCCAAATTGGGCCCCTTTACTATGACAGTCTGACTGTATTACCACTTCAGTACAGTCAGAATATACCGTATTGATCCTCAAgaggaaattgcttatttgttgacaaGCTATTCACATTGCAAAGTGTGAAATATTAGCAAATACAAACATAGCAATTTGTAATCTAAAGTGTATAGCCCAAGTGTGAAATTAGAAATGATTTGAAAATGacccaaatataaaataaacaaaatgaaagaagagCAAGAATGTAATTGGAAAAATGCGACTATAAATGAGTCTGGAGTAAACTTAAAGACATTCAGAGTTTTTCAGTCTGTTGGACACAAGCAGGAATGATCTGTTCAGGATCTTGACACTCCTACCGTAAAGCAAAAGTTTAAACCAAATGTAAGGATGcacatatttttggaaaaatggaTTCAATTGTTCCACATGTTGGATGTGATAAAATCGAAGTATTTTAGGGACACCGCCTTGATTCAAAAATGTGGGATAATGGGCGAGAACCTTGAGGCAGTAAAGCGGCCAGCTTTCCCCCGTTTTCTCAGTCGctttttattatcatcattatgcTTGGCGTTATTACAGCCTGCTCCGTTAAAGTTGCTGTggaaaggaaatgttttcaaatcaagTTGGATATGGggcaggaggagggaggggggggaaGAGAAAGGGGACAATGAATGAATCTCCAGGATTTGAGCGCGCCTCCCACACACAGCCAGCTGTCTCTGGGGCTGTCAGGAGGAGAGGTGGCAGACGCATGGAGGGGGGgaggggacaaaaaaaaaaatcacttatcCGTGGTCTTAGCCACTGGGTCTGTAGGGTTAATCCGTACGCAGGCCCATCAGTTGTGCTTTTACCGAGTGACATCACAGCGCAGGGATTGGCTGCTGTGGAAGCGACGGAGGGGTTGGACAGCATCTGCTTAATTCCCTTATGTAAAGAATAAtactttttggtttttggttgtTACTCTGTCACAAAGGAGgaggggagaggaagaggggcTTCCCAACGATGTAAACAGGGAAGCAATACCCCGTGTACGCCGGATGATGTATGAAAGAAACGCATTTTCATGATGACACGCACAAACTCGGAGACAAATCTGTTGCGTGCTCACTGGGTTGGGAAACCCTGGATCAGAGCAAGTCCTGAAGAGTGCGCTCCGTTTGCACACGTAGCAAAACGCTGTCTAAAAAGGGAAGGCGAGTCACCCAGAGCCAGCACGCTCTTACTTAGCCGAGCTAATCTGGAGTTCAAACCCTCCTTAGCGGGCCCAGAATAGCTCAGCAGTGTGCTGGACACACACGTGGTGGCAGTGACCCCCTGGTCTCACCGGTTTAACCACACTGGATGCAAATACGGCTGCAGGAGCATAAGTTGTGATAGAAgagcgttttgtttttttttaaatgaatgataTTGCTCCCAGATCACAGCTCAACAGACGGCGTGGATCTGTACTCACCAGTTGACCAGCATGGCTGCGTTGTTCTCCGCTATAAATGGTAGCTCCCCACAGACGCTCCAGAACCCAAACAGTAAAATCCACCACAACcgcattttttgtttgtttgtttgtttggttggttggttgtttaCACCTGGGAGGTTTCCATCCACTTTCAGTCCCAGAAGGTCAGTCAGATCAGGTCAGATCACAGCAGAGACCCCCACGCCGAGCCCCCCCAGAGCAGGTCTGCAGGCTAAAGGCAACCCGGGAACTCCTTTCACCGAAGACATGACGTCGCTTGTTGCATCGCTCGCACCGTCCCAACTTTGCTCCCGTCCTGTCACGTCCCCCTCTCCTTCACCCTCACTTCGCACCTGCATGCAATCAGCGCCGCCCAGCCAGGTCCAATTCGGCCTTCTCGCTCAGGCGAGGCGAGGATGAACGTCCCCAATCAAGAGTGGCCTGGCTTGACAGAATGGGATGGACTGtgttatacacacacacccctacacacacgtACGTGGTGCTTGCAcatagaaagagagagagagagtgcagATTGTGACAAGGGATTAGCGAGACAGAAAAATCCGACTTTGCCAGGAGAAAGCAGCAGTCATCTGTGGATTTTCTATAGTTTATCAGACTCGGCAGCTCGACAGGATTTCACAAAACAAGGAAATCATTCAAATGCAATCTTCACTTGATTAACAGGATACAATAATATCCCCTCCACCCTCCCCTCCCAACAACCTACTTTTACTTTccctgtaaaaacaaatacatcatTCATTTAAAGGAGAGAACTCTGGTCAATGGCAGATAATATGACAGAAAAGCTGATATTTAATGGCAGCAAGTGCATTCAGCAATacaatttaataatattaataaaaaaggacaaagcAGTTTTGTCCTTGTCGCACTCGGAAAACATCACAAACGGTGTCATAAATGGGATCACCACTGTCACTGTAAGTGATGGTACTAAGAAATATGTGTTGATAATATTCTTTTGCATATAAcctaaacaaaatgaaacaaggGCAACATTTTAGTGAAATTCAGTTTACTAATAAAACTCCAGCTCACAACAAATGCTGTCTTAAGGCACTTGAAATTAGTGCCTTAAAGTAGTGAAAGTAGTAAATTCAATCCGATTTGTGTGAATCGGCTTCAGACGGTCCAGTTTCTTCCTGGTTGTCAAACAATTCAGCCAAATTCTGTTTATTGTTCaccttggtaaaaaaaaaaaaaaaaaaaaaccaggaaaaaaaagaaagaaaacaatcattgataaaacaataaattgtaGCTGATGATGTTTAAATACCgaaacatattattattattattattagtattggTATTTATCCACCAagtgtgtttctttaaatatctcttcatttgaaaatgtgatgaGATTCAGTTACTatccaacaaaaaagaaaaacaaatcacactTTTGATAGTGAAATGCACCTTCATCTTCATTGCAATGAGGGCTGGAAtaattaatcggattaatcgtgattaatcgattattgaaataatcgtcagctAATTTAGTATGTGATTAATTGCTAACtcgagtatacagactcaaaaaaacgggtgattttctgaaaaagaaagccTATTCAGGGCAGTAATTAGgccaaaactgtataaaaatataaacatatattgcatttaaaataaaaaataccttcaTAACCAAAACcactcctcaagtggcatagtttgaacttcacttggttcaaatttGCTAAAGGAACGCAATAGTGTTACATTTCaggcaatgaaatgtttttcttcaataaaatgagctattttctgtatttgtgtcgtttaatgtatttctaataacGTATAAAAGTGGTCAAGTGAAAAATCTGTACAAtgtggatttttattattattagattaatcgattactacaataatcgttagttgcagctcAAATCACAATAATTACCATATGATATCAtgattaaaaacagagaaaatcctAGCCAGAGAGTGTGGGAAGAGTAGTAAACACCAGTCTTAGTCGTGTTTATTTCTACCGGAAGTTGCTGAAAGCGTGGTTTTGTGTGAGGATTGAaatctgcacttttttttttttttttttcaaaatcccTTTTTAATCTGGGCTTCATTTGAATGGAAAAGCAGCAACTGCGCAGAGAGGGCATGCAGTGTGAGGCTGTGAGCGCGGTCTGAGTCACCAGAGTTCACCGGCGGGATGACCCAGAAAGAGGAGGTTTATTAGGCTGCAGGGGGCGGGTCGACTGCAGGGGGCGGGCCGACTGCAAGGAGCGGGCCGACTGCAGGGGGCGGGCCGACTGCAGGGGGCGGGCCGACTGCAGGGAGCGGGCCGACTGCAGGGGGCGGGCCGACTGCAGGGAGCGGCCGACTGCAGGGGGCGGGCCGACTGCAGGGAGCGGGCAGGGGGCGGGGCGACTGCAGGGAGCGGGCAGGGGGCGGGGCGACTGCAGGGAGCGGGCAGGGGGCGGGGCGACTGCAGGGAGCGGGCCGACTGCAGGGAGCGGGCCGACTGCAGGGGGCGGGCCGACTGCAGGGAGCGGGCCGACTGCAGGGGGCGGGCCGACTGCAAGGAGCggaaaaagaaatgtcacaGGTTGAGTATgttcttaatttaaaacaaacaaaggtttTCATCAGCTATCAGATCAAAGTTCCAAATATTAATGTTAGAGTAGTTTTAACTGATTAATGTCTGCATGTCAAAagggagtttttatttttgtttgtttgtttttattgtctgctAGCACTTTACTGACATTTGAAGcaggtgaaattaaaattacCATTTCTAGGCAGAACATATTTATAGACAAagaagtgtgtttttatttagttatttattttttttaaccttaattCCACAAAATTTGTACAaaatttttgtacaattttggattaattactgctctgaatatgttctttcagcaaacgATGTGTTTTTTTGAGTCTTTCTACTCCAGATAATGATTAATCGAAaatgctaaattagttgacgattattccTGTAATCGAAACATCagaattaatctgattaatcatttcaaatcTATAGtgagtacttaaaaaaaaaaaaaaaaaaaaaaagagacaaaaagtcTTAACCAACATTTGAAAAGCCAAACAAACTGGAActcatgttttgatttatttattttttaaaataaaggttaTAATATGCAGCTCTACATGACATTACATGTCCAAACTGTTTAAATATAACTTTTCAGGCATTTGCCATTTTCTGACTATAAAATTAATGCGAGCCGACTTAAAAAACATCTCCATGATATTTTTCTAAAGGTCTGAAATACAAGCTTCCTGTCTAAACTGAGAAAGCGCTCATATTCTTCCCATCAGCTCTTCTGCCTGACTTATAGTTGAGTGTACTGTTTTCAATAAACAGCAAAAGCACATGGAGAAATAACAATCCATCTGTTTTGTTGTCTCTAGGCGAGTACACAGTGATGATGGCTCACTTTTACCTGAAGAGGAAGATAGGCTACTTCGTCATCCAGACCTACATGCCGTGCTTCATGACTGTGATCCTGTCCCAGGTTTCTTTCTGGCTTAACCGAGAGTCGGTGCCAGCAAGAACCGTCTTTGGTGAGTCTGGGAGACGCACCGAGCTATGCAATGgttgaaatattttagctgAAACGGCAGCATCAGAACCCGTAGGAGGATTCCCACAGCTTCAAAGAGACATTTAACTGTTCTTTCCACGATTAAAGGCTGAATATTTCTcagtagggttttttttttctttttcttactaCTACAGCATAATGTGTTTATGATACTCTCCTACGCAGCCGGCTATTTTCCATGCCTTAAACTGCTGTGATAGAAACAGAACTGCAACTCTGATATCTAAGACTGACCCAGTTTTCTCTCTCACTGCCAGGTGTGACCACGGTCCTCACCATGACCACTCTCAGCATCAGCGCTCGAAACTCCCTACCCAAAGTGGCCTATGCCACCGCCATGGACTGGTTCATTGCGGTGTGCTATGCCTTCGTCTTCTCAGCCCTCATTGAATTTGCCACAGTTAATTATTTTACCAAAAGGAGCTGGGCCTGGGACGGGAAAAAAGCGATGGAAGCCCAACAGCCCAAGGTACGTACGCTGGGTTTGGTATCAAGATACGAAGATAGGGATTTCAGAgctaaacatttgaaaagctcGTTCGAAACTTGCTGAGCTGTTACAAAATGAACATCATCAGGAGaaacatttgtggaaaatgcttgaaaatgtaaaaaattttaaggTTCACCacttagtctgctttaatcgaACTAgtaagtccggtttgtttggggaggtgtgaatgtgctaTCGAACTCGGATGCGGACCAAAAAACCCAACTCTGGTCCGTCTAAAAACATCGCTGTCtattcggttgaagtgaactctggtgaggttcgaatgcatatgtggacTGGAGGCCggtccaaaagcaggaagtgaacaaTAGCGCTGGGCAtgctgggtaaatacaaccaaaacaaacacttgcaTCTAGCGCTAGCGGGCGAAATGGCTCGTTTTCTTTTACTAAAGACACAATAGAAATCCTACATCTGCTAAAGAATTATGCTGCTCCATTTTGTGAGGACGAAAGTTGCAttcatgtctttgtgttgtttccttcagtagttcttgatgcagcgccaccacaggtgaggaggggaacagtttttttcaaagagtttagtttgtttaaaacagttcagtgtgaaagagtctgcaccagctgaaaatgtaagatGCTGCAATTTGGTCCCCAATTGAACCTACTGGACTTTCAGGTAAACTAGTCTAGTAGACCCTTAGTCCAAACCAAGTGCAAAACCTTCAGGTTTTACTTTTGTTCCATGTATCGCCTTAACTTGTATTACCAATATTTACCACCAGAGTTTTATTAGAACCACAGCGTGTTTCTTTCTCCGCAGAAAAAAGACCCATTGGCATTGTCCATGAAGCCCAACAACACTTGCTCCACCGGTGTGAACTACACAGCCAACCTCACCAAGGACGCGTCCATCTCTACCATTTCAAACAGCACAACTATTCAGCTCAAACCATCTGAAAGCAAGGCCCCGGACCCCAAAAAGACTTACAACAGCGTGAGCAAGATCGACAAGATGTCCAGGATTGTGTTCCCCGTGCTTTTTGGGACCTTCAACCTGGTGTACTGGGCCACGTACCTCAACAGGGAGCCGGTGATTAAAGGAGCCGAGTGAGTTCTAGACTGAGGGCCAGTGATGATGAGAACTTAATCAACAAACGCCAAGCACTTTGTCCTTGTACCATAATTGTTGTTCTTTTAAGATATTTACAAGTTATTGCATGTGTGTTGCTTCGGGTAAGTGCTGCCATGTTTGCCTTGAGTTAGTACATGTATGATTATCGACCTAAAAAATTAACTTATGATTGCTCACTCAGAACTTGGTTAAacttaatcttttttttgttaaatttttgaGCATTTGGCATTTGTATTCTGTCCTTTAGTTTTTAGTTGGAAATGGAAAAGCAAGGCCAAATGCTatgcaaagtaaaaaatttgTACTGTATCATTCAAAACCGCTTTTTATCTTTGTAAAGTCTTTGTACAGTAAATATTAACCTTGAGGTCCACGAATGTGAAACAGGACCGAGGCAAATGTAACTTTGCTTTCTTGTTAAAAGCAGCCAAATAGCCATGCTGAATGTGTTGCCTTCAGAGTGTGATAACTCCTTATGAATGCACTGAACTCCGCACTCCTGAAACAACCTTACTCTGAAACCTGGTTCAGAGAGTTCATTTAGTGGACTCTACTTGTtcacgttttctttttctttctttacttttcgATTTAAAGTGACTTGTTCTGAAATGAGTTTAGTCAGTCTGAGTTTTTGTTGAAGTGGAGATGAAAGCGGGAAACGTTTAAAGCGAAAGTGGTGTGTTTCTAAACTATGAGGTTAAAATGTGTATATAAGTATGGGAGTAGCTTAAGACAGTTGTATATTTGCCCTGCTTATAGAATAGCACCACTAGGCTGGTAAAGTTTGCACTTATATCGATGTATCGCATACAGAACAGCATTGTTAGTTGCTAGTTTTagtgcttaaaaagaaaacgagCCAAGTAGTTTAAACACTGGCAagttaaaaaggttttatgcttagaaaaactttcttttttttcacagatataagtttgtttatttggtcTTTTATGAAAGCTAGCATACTTGATGATTAgccttgagaaaaaaaaaatatcctgtttTGGCATGAAAATAAGACGGACATGTGCTGGCTGGAAAAAAGCGTCATGACCACACCAATTAACATGACCATGGttcaaatagaaatatttaacaatattaataaaaaaaaaacagctactACCTGATGTCTTTAGCTttgtttagcttagcttagcccTATTTAGCATAAAGACAAGTGAATGGGGAAAAACAACTagcctgctgctgcttcattttATTCCATTGATGCGTCACGTTTTTATTGAAGTTACTAAAAAAACTTTCAGTTCAAGtgacccacaaacacaaactgttagCTTGATAGCAAGCTAGCTCATATTAGAAGCTAATTGGTTAGATTTGAACAGCTTTGGAGGTGAATGGCATGTTGATGGCAGTACTTCTGGCAATGTagtaaatgtaagatttttaacACATTGAAAAACCTAAATGgttaatttttgagttttgttttcttatatgtgtgttttcagacatttaaatacAGCCatgctttctttatttcattttaaactgagCCTGTTCATTCCATATCCGCATTCGACATATGAGTGGCCatgatgttttcattcagtctatttaaaaacaaagctatatttattttacccatatttttttttctaaaaaagggAAATCACTTTAACAGAATAATGGAATGTAATGGGTTTTTTCACCCATATCTCAAAAAATACAAACGTTACGTTTAGCtgaatttgctttaaatgtccGAACTTTATCATGTGACCTAATGCCTGCTTTTTCATGctaaatgtcaacattttaccTGTATTTAACCTTCAATCaaccttttaataaatacattgctttagttttttgggtttttttaatcccATTTTTCATGTGACACATGTCGAGGCCTGTGCTATGGTGAAAAACATGCACTTTGTTCTGTACCTGATTCCAATAAAGCTTCACTCGCACCGTCTTCCTGCTCCTAGTGCTCAGTCGTAATGAAGCTGTAATGTTGCTGCTGACATTTAAGCTTTAATGAAAGGCTGCCAACTGATGTTTAATTCATTCTGGATTACTCCACACCTAAAGAAAAGTGGTATGTAAACAGGTGAATCCAGATTGTCTGcgcttaataaaaataaaaaaaatcagttctttTTCTCATGGTATGTCATGAAATCAAACtgaactaaatatatatatatgaatatatatataactgaaCTGTTATAGAGTTATTATGGCCATCCAACCATATGACTACTGACTTTGAAGACGATTGTTAAAGCTATAAAAGCTCTTTGCTGGCTCAAGTGTTTTCTTGGAAagttgaatggaaggaaaaagtgtgattGGAATGAGGCTCTGGAAATTGGTGTAACTGCAACTTTGAGACGATTGTCAAACAAAATCGAGTCCAGAATTTTCTCGCTATCTGAAGAACTCTTAGATAATGAGGAAAACagataatgtttttattctatgacatttgcaaaaaaaaaaaaaatgctgcctAACCGCATCTGAGCCTACAAATTGGTGGATTTGCGGAACTCGACGTGACAAAACCAAAACGTAATCCTGGTTGATAGAAACAACTTTGTGTCCGTTCTGCTCGGCCTTTGATTACACCAACGCCTCTTCTGCAGTTGTTGGACTGCTAAACCTATCTCATTGGGAGGGGAGGGgtctttctgctgcagtgacatcTGGCTCACATCTGCTTGTCAAAGATTTAGCTCCGTTTAACttgcttttttccttttgaatggACCGGAGTCGACGTCAAATTAAGCTGTCGCTTAATTGATGGCATTTGGTGCCATAAGTCACAGATTGGAGCGTTGGAGGGAAGAACACAGAGAGGGGAATGAATATCAATTCTTGGGAGATGTACCAAAAAGTGGAGGTGATGCTGCAGGTTTTAGAAGTGATGGagtatttaaaggggcagtattgtttgttttccagccacatagtgttattttatagcacaatcaagaaactatgttaccttcaatgggttaaaaaatgctttgcatataaaagaaaaagaaatttgactttgtaatttaacaccttgaatttgggcctctgtctctttaaaagcgcctgctgtttctgaaactccacgtccaggaagtcatcacaacatggcttctctcttaatcctttaacaacattttaacagCAATGCACTGAgcagtagctcctataatgagctcagcagacacgCAGTTCCAccgggtgtttgctaattgctgctgactagtctgaaggagctgagtgagggagttGTAAAGGGAAGGGTGCTCTGTGAGTTCAAAACAGTAGATTTTACAtgatgctgcccctttaaagggCCAGCCCACGTTTGGTAGTCGATAAACAAGATTAGAAAAGGAGCACTGAGTTGATTTGctatgtttttaagaaaatgatgctaattttgtggaaaaaagatAAGACAGAAGCcgtgtaaaaatatatatttttttacatagctacagcaaaatatgaaaagattttaaaaaatccaacaaaattaaatagaaataaacatgaaaatgtacaaaggaaaatatgttaatgatatctgaaatttaaaaaggaCATGTTAACACAATTCAAAGCTCTTGCTGATAAAAAGGTATTTTCATATCATGATCTTGCCACCAGCAGGTTTCATCATGGAGATCTGTTCAGGGggaagtttagtggaaggacgTTCACGCGCGGTTAAAGAGACATCCCCAGAGCATGATACTGACACCATCATGTTCCACTGTGGGGATGGTATGTTCAGGGACAAGTGCGATGATGGTTTTCTGCCACATATCacacctttttttgttttgttttgttttgtaaaatatcccaaaaaattgatttgcttttcttctgaaCAGTGCGCTTTCTGCTTCCACAGCTTTACGTGTCCAATGTTTGGCTTGCTGTGAAATTTGAACCAGACCATCgctttttgttcaaaaacaatttctctCTTCTCAGCACTTTtttacggtggccgacaggtgcagatgcgcagcaaaagagaaaacatgcaaacaaaaaaaaaaagacacgcgcacaaattaaatgcggcaaacaaaaagcaaataaaatgcagcaaacaaaaaagaagacacccccgaatgaaatgcagcaaacaaaaagtgttgaaaacggaagtgctccacaccactagggggagtcaaagaaaatagtattcatttctatgggaccagatgcaagattcagagaaagaaatttgaaagaaagtaaaggtacgtattattatatttcttttcagatacgctgtcttttataatatttataacattattataaatattataataatataatatgtcttcttttataatatttataatatcattataaatattataataatataatatgtcttcttttataatatttataatattattgtaaatattattataataatataatatgtcttcttttataatatttataaaatatttttcgaTGAATTTGAGGAGCACACAACTTTTACCTGAACTGCAGACCGTTTTGCTCAAGAGCATCAAAGATGGCAAAATACCAGCGCAAtttgcacttttcagattcagtTTGAAAACCGTAAACACCACTTTGGCATTTGAGTTTGGTCCAGACGGTGGGAGTTATGCAGCGACGATGATCAACTCTACTCTTTAAGGGGCTGTCACATACTATTTAGCATATCATTTCTTTAAGAGAGCGAATGCATCGTACACACTCAAGCTTTTTTATTCAGCAAACTGTGGGATTAACATGCAGACTGTATATGTGCACATGCTAAATATGCAGGGCAGGTAGCAGCACAAATTAGACTCATGGGAGATTTCATCttacataaaactaaaataaataaattatatatatatataaatatata comes from Gambusia affinis linkage group LG10, SWU_Gaff_1.0, whole genome shotgun sequence and encodes:
- the gabra5 gene encoding gamma-aminobutyric acid receptor subunit alpha-5, which encodes MGDGMCFSVAMRRLCFCVLLVSITCRLSLSQDLAGTPKQAEINDNITIFTRILDGLLDGYDNRLRPGLGEKVTEIKTNIFVTSFGPVSDTEMEYTIDVFFRQSWKDERLCFKGPMEMLALNNLLASNIWTPDTFFLNGKKSIAHNMTTPNKLLRLKDDGTLLYTMRLTISAECPMQLEDFPMDAHACPLKFGSYAYPVSEVIYKWTEDAAKSVVVAEEGSRLNQYHLIGQTAGTEEIYTSRGEYTVMMAHFYLKRKIGYFVIQTYMPCFMTVILSQVSFWLNRESVPARTVFGVTTVLTMTTLSISARNSLPKVAYATAMDWFIAVCYAFVFSALIEFATVNYFTKRSWAWDGKKAMEAQQPKKKDPLALSMKPNNTCSTGVNYTANLTKDASISTISNSTTIQLKPSESKAPDPKKTYNSVSKIDKMSRIVFPVLFGTFNLVYWATYLNREPVIKGAE